One genomic segment of Desulfocapsa sulfexigens DSM 10523 includes these proteins:
- a CDS encoding J domain-containing protein has protein sequence MATKSLQKPGEPEPTLYLSRSVLSSPTRYSLRLAYWNAEENCFRTTELIDLGYAPENFLHYPNNTCFHLDTDLVHHIEKLCGRDMEPELEQLLWPFVDPTVQRKMEHFFSRANRSTRFKPGIQLLSFDGRPAHSFDKRRLHFLRFGSTDQGSTLQMPARLEAKLLNRSRDELEQYFLEEEARLREHELKSYLYTALNLQKHFTEAYARSIPQALEPEKIDEAFMEEFCLLNKNKDFWQERTNYDALPDYLIRYLILFFDSSFPHRNRRFAQAREFMDGHRGFRWPERKNTIRKDDISAIFEESEESLRKADKKEITRLYRTKAKALHPDTGGDQEKFIRLTEAYELLLRDK, from the coding sequence GTGGCAACTAAAAGCTTACAAAAACCCGGTGAACCGGAACCAACACTTTACCTGTCCCGGAGTGTACTCAGCAGTCCCACCCGCTACAGCCTCCGACTCGCTTACTGGAACGCTGAAGAAAACTGTTTTCGCACAACCGAATTAATTGATCTTGGATACGCACCGGAAAATTTCCTGCACTACCCCAATAATACCTGTTTCCATCTGGATACAGACCTTGTACACCATATTGAAAAACTTTGTGGTCGTGACATGGAACCAGAGCTGGAGCAACTGCTATGGCCCTTTGTAGACCCAACCGTACAACGCAAAATGGAGCATTTCTTTTCACGGGCCAATCGTAGCACCCGCTTCAAACCAGGGATACAATTGCTCTCTTTTGACGGGCGCCCTGCTCACTCCTTTGACAAACGACGGCTCCATTTTCTCCGTTTTGGTTCAACCGACCAGGGGAGCACTCTGCAGATGCCTGCCCGTCTTGAGGCAAAACTCCTCAACCGATCACGTGATGAACTTGAACAGTATTTTCTGGAAGAGGAAGCCCGTCTTCGTGAGCATGAATTAAAATCCTACCTCTATACCGCACTCAACCTGCAGAAACACTTCACCGAGGCATATGCACGAAGCATCCCTCAAGCCCTGGAACCTGAGAAAATAGACGAGGCCTTTATGGAGGAGTTTTGCCTTCTGAACAAAAATAAGGATTTCTGGCAGGAGCGAACCAATTACGACGCCCTCCCCGATTACCTGATTCGCTATCTTATTCTCTTTTTTGATTCAAGTTTTCCACATCGAAACAGAAGATTCGCTCAGGCCAGAGAATTCATGGACGGGCACCGAGGGTTTAGGTGGCCGGAAAGAAAAAATACTATCCGCAAAGATGACATATCTGCAATTTTTGAAGAATCGGAAGAGAGCCTCAGAAAAGCTGACAAAAAAGAAATCACACGATTGTACCGTACCAAAGCAAAGGCCCTCCATCCAGATACGGGTGGGGATCAGGAAAAGTTTATTCGTCTTACTGAGGCATACGAGCTTCTACTGCGCGACAAGTGA
- the rodA gene encoding rod shape-determining protein RodA, protein MFRIDRRFFQNFDWILLLLLLGVAGMALMNLYSASYPPSPWGMPPFVKQCYLFLFGMLCILFILFFDYRELHFWNYPFYVLIIILLLLVLFVGNSAGGAQRWINLGFFRLQPSELAKLMLVVTLASYYSRKEQTEGYGIRDMITPVLLTLLPFLLIMKQPDLGTALMLGIIFVSMTVFAKIRLQTYGLGLVLGGAAGVFAWFFLLRDYQKRRIETLLNPAKDPMGQGYQILQSKIAVGSGGVGGKGYLEGTQGHLHFLPERHTDFAFSVWGEEWGFAGSLFFLGVYFTMLFWGLYVAMTARDRFGVFLSFGVVMLIFWQAVINLLMILGFLPVVGIPLPLVSYGGSSLLTTLLGLGILMNVRMRRFQTGQNADKMK, encoded by the coding sequence ATGTTTCGTATAGACAGACGGTTTTTTCAGAATTTTGACTGGATTCTTCTGTTATTGTTGCTTGGGGTTGCTGGTATGGCCCTAATGAATCTCTATAGTGCTTCCTATCCACCATCCCCCTGGGGCATGCCTCCGTTTGTAAAACAATGCTATCTTTTTCTTTTTGGGATGCTGTGTATTCTTTTTATCCTCTTTTTTGATTACCGTGAACTTCATTTCTGGAATTATCCTTTTTATGTTTTGATTATTATCTTGCTCTTGCTGGTTCTTTTTGTTGGAAACAGTGCTGGTGGCGCCCAGCGTTGGATTAATCTCGGTTTTTTTCGATTGCAACCCTCTGAGCTTGCTAAATTGATGCTGGTTGTGACGCTTGCCAGTTATTATTCACGTAAGGAACAGACGGAGGGCTACGGGATCAGGGATATGATTACACCCGTACTCTTAACTCTTCTTCCGTTTCTTTTAATTATGAAACAGCCAGATCTTGGCACAGCGCTCATGCTCGGTATTATTTTTGTATCAATGACAGTCTTTGCCAAAATACGTTTACAGACCTATGGACTTGGACTGGTACTTGGTGGGGCGGCAGGAGTTTTTGCCTGGTTTTTTCTCCTCAGGGATTATCAGAAACGGAGGATTGAAACTCTGCTAAACCCTGCTAAAGACCCTATGGGACAGGGGTATCAGATTCTCCAATCCAAGATTGCAGTGGGTAGTGGTGGCGTCGGGGGAAAGGGGTACCTTGAAGGGACACAGGGGCATCTTCATTTTCTCCCAGAGCGTCATACCGATTTTGCCTTCTCTGTCTGGGGGGAAGAGTGGGGGTTCGCTGGGAGTCTCTTTTTTTTAGGTGTCTATTTCACCATGCTTTTTTGGGGACTTTACGTGGCGATGACTGCTCGTGATCGTTTTGGGGTTTTCCTGTCTTTTGGTGTGGTCATGTTGATTTTCTGGCAGGCTGTGATCAATCTTTTGATGATTCTCGGTTTTCTTCCAGTGGTTGGGATTCCCTTGCCACTGGTAAGTTATGGCGGCTCTTCTCTGCTGACAACTCTTTTAGGCCTGGGAATCCTGATGAATGTGAGGATGCGTCGTTTCCAGACGGGGCAGAATGCAGATAAGATGAAGTGA
- the hemH gene encoding ferrochelatase — MTIEQTGVVLLNMGGPEKLADVRPFLYNLFSDRDIIRLGPSFMQKPLAWLIAKRRAPKSMRTYEKIGGGSPLTTITSDQAKALQNALREHGNYTVVCAMRYWYPDSDSALKKLADKGITTIIALALYPHYSCATTGSSVQELKRAISRSGNDFSLRVIESWPTQPEFIQTLAHNILETANSFTPDQPQVVYSAHSLPVSFIDEGDPYVDHIKATITEIEKITNLPGELCFQSKSGPVEWLAPSTPDMLQGLAQKGCKNILMVPISFVSDHVETLYEIDMLYRDQAKALGMRLESSQSLNCNPTFIDGLKNLILTSGN, encoded by the coding sequence ATGACAATAGAACAAACAGGTGTTGTACTTCTCAATATGGGCGGGCCAGAGAAACTCGCTGACGTGCGCCCTTTTCTTTACAATCTTTTTTCAGATCGGGATATCATTCGCCTCGGGCCATCCTTCATGCAAAAGCCACTGGCCTGGCTCATCGCCAAAAGACGGGCTCCAAAAAGCATGAGAACCTATGAAAAAATTGGTGGAGGATCGCCACTCACCACCATCACCAGTGATCAGGCGAAAGCACTTCAAAATGCACTTCGCGAACACGGCAACTACACGGTAGTATGTGCCATGCGCTACTGGTACCCCGATAGCGATAGCGCCTTAAAAAAACTGGCCGATAAGGGGATCACTACAATAATCGCTCTGGCACTCTACCCCCACTACTCATGTGCCACTACTGGTTCGTCAGTGCAGGAACTCAAACGGGCCATTAGCCGTTCTGGAAACGACTTTTCCCTCAGAGTCATAGAATCCTGGCCAACCCAACCTGAATTTATACAAACCCTGGCTCACAACATACTTGAAACGGCAAACTCTTTTACCCCTGACCAGCCACAGGTCGTCTACAGTGCTCATAGCCTCCCCGTTTCTTTTATTGATGAGGGAGATCCATACGTCGATCATATTAAGGCCACTATTACAGAAATTGAGAAGATAACAAATCTTCCTGGAGAACTCTGTTTCCAGAGCAAATCAGGCCCCGTCGAATGGCTGGCGCCATCAACACCCGACATGCTCCAAGGCCTTGCCCAAAAAGGGTGCAAAAATATTCTTATGGTGCCCATCAGTTTTGTCTCGGACCATGTGGAAACACTTTATGAGATTGACATGCTCTACCGCGACCAGGCCAAGGCACTTGGAATGCGCCTTGAGTCCTCTCAATCACTCAACTGCAACCCAACCTTTATTGACGGGTTAAAAAATCTTATCCTGACAAGTGGCAACTAA
- a CDS encoding cold shock domain-containing protein translates to MDLKVETRNVELRKGWQIKIDEEKEKLIRHFANFVLRLRVSIEATTHHKEGGYELKLVASVPNDTVVVSRKGENVSPLLVEAFDVLNLQMKEMQRKKRQAQKNTDASADEGARYGVIRKVSPYESYGFIVSQDAREIYFHENALKDISIDALTEGDAVVYGESFGDKGPQASWVRMNN, encoded by the coding sequence ATGGATCTAAAGGTTGAAACCCGGAATGTTGAGTTGCGAAAAGGCTGGCAGATAAAGATTGATGAAGAAAAAGAAAAGCTGATCCGACATTTTGCCAATTTCGTTCTCCGCCTCCGTGTCTCCATCGAGGCAACGACTCATCATAAGGAGGGTGGTTATGAGTTAAAACTTGTAGCATCCGTTCCCAATGATACCGTTGTTGTGAGTAGAAAAGGGGAGAATGTGAGTCCCCTGCTGGTAGAAGCGTTTGATGTCCTTAATTTGCAGATGAAGGAGATGCAGCGTAAGAAGCGACAAGCCCAGAAGAACACTGACGCTTCAGCTGATGAGGGTGCGCGGTATGGTGTGATTCGTAAAGTATCTCCCTATGAGTCCTATGGGTTTATTGTAAGTCAGGATGCCCGGGAAATTTATTTTCATGAGAATGCCTTGAAGGATATCTCCATTGACGCACTCACTGAAGGTGATGCTGTTGTGTACGGTGAGAGTTTTGGCGATAAGGGACCTCAGGCATCATGGGTTCGTATGAATAACTGA
- a CDS encoding potassium channel family protein, with the protein MSEVTKKVTLLFSGFTFILTGGTLGYMYLEGYPFTDALYLTIITVATVGYGDMVPHHPAGKLLTVVLVLVGVSFVMYMFTKIVEAMVEGGLREILGKRQMIKQLNRLDNHYIICGHGRIGSVICQVLQESNKPFVVIEKNPDEIQKILSKEYVVLEGEASQDDTLQKAGIERALALIAVVSSDADNVFITLTAKGINPKIVVLARSSGATGAETKLRRAGADKVISPYFIGGRRMAQAMLRPNVTDFIDLAIYTRDMGLRLDEMLVTENAFINGKTLIESNLRQKYNIIVIAIKRTGEGMSFNPTSDSILLAGDVLIVLGRPDQISALEKEMKIVSCEKLTDRVEIE; encoded by the coding sequence ATGAGCGAAGTAACTAAAAAAGTAACCTTATTGTTCTCTGGGTTCACTTTTATTCTCACAGGGGGAACTCTGGGATATATGTATCTGGAGGGGTATCCTTTTACAGATGCACTCTATCTGACTATTATTACTGTGGCCACCGTTGGCTATGGTGATATGGTTCCGCACCATCCTGCCGGTAAACTATTGACCGTAGTACTGGTGCTGGTTGGGGTGAGTTTTGTTATGTATATGTTCACTAAAATTGTTGAAGCCATGGTCGAAGGAGGCCTACGTGAAATCCTGGGGAAACGTCAAATGATAAAACAACTCAATAGATTGGATAATCACTACATTATCTGCGGGCATGGACGTATCGGCAGCGTTATTTGTCAGGTATTGCAAGAAAGCAACAAACCATTCGTTGTTATTGAAAAGAATCCAGATGAAATCCAGAAGATTTTATCCAAAGAGTATGTTGTATTGGAGGGAGAGGCATCACAGGATGACACCCTACAGAAAGCTGGGATAGAACGAGCTTTGGCATTAATCGCTGTTGTCTCCTCAGATGCGGATAATGTGTTTATTACTCTTACTGCCAAAGGAATCAACCCGAAAATCGTGGTACTGGCCCGGTCCAGTGGGGCGACAGGTGCAGAAACAAAATTAAGACGAGCAGGTGCTGATAAGGTTATTTCCCCCTATTTTATTGGTGGCCGTAGAATGGCCCAGGCTATGCTGCGTCCTAATGTCACTGACTTCATTGACCTGGCTATATATACCCGTGATATGGGATTGCGTCTCGATGAGATGCTGGTCACAGAAAATGCATTTATAAATGGCAAAACTCTTATCGAGTCGAATTTACGGCAAAAATACAACATTATTGTTATTGCCATTAAACGAACTGGAGAAGGTATGAGTTTTAACCCCACATCTGACAGTATTCTTCTCGCCGGAGATGTACTCATCGTTCTTGGAAGACCTGATCAAATTTCCGCTCTCGAAAAAGAGATGAAAATCGTTTCTTGTGAAAAACTGACAGATAGAGTCGAAATTGAATAA